The following are from one region of the Stigmatella ashevillena genome:
- a CDS encoding alpha/beta fold hydrolase — protein sequence MVQSIYARNNVRVLGSLGPPLIFAHGFGSEQRAWRHQVAAFRDKYQIILLDHVGSGRSDFNAYSADRYSHIRRYAEDLLEICEELDVMDGILVGHSVSGMAGMLAAIAEPKRFRQLVFVKASPRYLNDGDYVGGFEQPQLDALYAAMSANFYSWAMGFAPLAMNTPDMPELSNEFARTMSSMRPDIALSTARVIFESDCRAALPLLKTPTLILQSGQDIAVADEVGVYMAQRIPNAQLTRIDARGHLPHLSSPGVVNQAIKDFLEGKAPGLEAHAEAASVGRWEQRTG from the coding sequence ATGGTTCAATCGATATATGCGCGCAACAACGTGAGGGTTCTGGGTTCCCTGGGACCGCCTCTCATTTTCGCCCATGGTTTCGGTTCTGAACAACGCGCATGGCGGCACCAGGTGGCTGCCTTCCGGGACAAATACCAAATCATTCTGTTGGATCACGTTGGCTCTGGCCGGTCGGACTTCAATGCCTACAGCGCCGATCGTTACAGCCACATCCGCCGCTATGCGGAAGACCTGTTGGAGATCTGCGAAGAGCTGGATGTGATGGATGGCATCCTCGTGGGCCACTCCGTGAGCGGCATGGCGGGCATGCTGGCCGCCATCGCGGAGCCGAAGCGCTTCCGCCAGCTTGTCTTCGTCAAAGCCTCTCCCCGGTATTTGAATGATGGGGATTACGTGGGGGGCTTCGAGCAGCCGCAGCTCGATGCGCTCTATGCCGCCATGTCGGCGAACTTCTACAGCTGGGCCATGGGGTTCGCGCCGCTGGCGATGAACACCCCGGACATGCCCGAGCTGTCCAACGAGTTTGCCCGGACGATGTCCTCCATGCGCCCGGACATCGCGCTGTCCACCGCGCGCGTCATCTTCGAGTCCGATTGCCGTGCGGCGCTTCCGCTGCTGAAGACGCCCACCCTCATCCTTCAATCCGGCCAGGACATCGCCGTGGCCGATGAGGTGGGCGTCTACATGGCCCAGCGCATCCCCAACGCGCAGTTGACACGCATTGATGCCCGGGGCCACCTGCCGCACCTGAGTTCTCCGGGGGTGGTGAATCAGGCCATCAAAGACTTCCTTGAAGGGAAGGCGCCAGGCCTGGAGGCACACGCCGAGGCGGCGTCGGTGGGGCGCTGGGAGCAGCGGACTGGCTGA
- a CDS encoding ATP-binding protein: MSLVLPRLSERARLSCGVMLLFLAWALVFFLLTVLDADTQAERQVLERALDITRLLARTTASALAEGDAEDGRRHLEMLSFVPDAHFGLLMREEGTPLASWNPERAPKDLQASSQEVHLLEHEAVVRLPLHTQGGPRGTLLVGFSLAELRLERQQNRQHSALLSVLLLGVGVWVVLLLRAGMSRLSLGRPQGEGRQEGPGEGSLSRMQAQLEEQKALLASQGQALRSAQDQLIVADRRVTMGTLSAGVAHEINNPLAYITANIQFSLQEMQRLVKETAPEAAFPEDFEDWEEVFSALSEANDGCSRVQHIVLSLKAFSCGDDDKRVPTELAPVLTAAMNMAGNEIRHRARLVHDFQAVPPVDGNEVRLSQVFLNLLINASHAIEPGLMEQNEIRVATRMGEDGRVRVSISDTGKGMTPEILGRLFTPFFTTKPVGKGTGLGLSVCQGIISSLGGNIEIQSQPGQGSTFTVVLPVSTSVLGEDPEAAAPLPKVKRSRILVVDDELRVGSALRRALGRDHDVLVVQGAREALSQLGQGARFEVILCDVMMPEMNGMEFFAEMERACPAQTGAILFLTGGAFTEATRSFLDQNQARVLRKPIDMDVLREELRVRIEGQTPAPLLPVKGNASSKRACLVSACEVSEQSA; encoded by the coding sequence ATGAGCCTCGTCCTGCCGCGTCTCTCGGAACGAGCCCGGCTGTCCTGCGGGGTGATGCTTCTCTTCCTGGCCTGGGCCCTGGTCTTCTTTCTGCTCACGGTCCTCGATGCAGACACACAGGCGGAGCGCCAGGTGCTGGAGCGCGCCCTAGACATCACCCGTTTGTTGGCCCGCACCACCGCGTCCGCGCTGGCGGAAGGAGACGCGGAGGACGGCCGGCGGCACCTCGAGATGCTCTCGTTCGTTCCTGACGCCCACTTCGGCCTGCTGATGCGCGAAGAGGGGACGCCCCTGGCCTCCTGGAACCCGGAGCGCGCCCCGAAGGATCTCCAGGCCTCTTCCCAGGAAGTGCACCTTCTGGAGCACGAGGCCGTGGTGCGCCTTCCCCTGCACACCCAAGGGGGGCCGCGGGGGACCTTGCTCGTGGGCTTCAGCCTTGCCGAGCTGCGGCTGGAGCGTCAGCAGAACCGGCAGCATTCCGCCCTTCTGTCTGTCCTCCTTCTGGGGGTGGGCGTGTGGGTGGTGCTCTTGCTCCGCGCGGGGATGAGCCGGCTCAGTCTGGGGCGGCCCCAGGGGGAGGGCAGACAGGAGGGCCCCGGGGAGGGCTCGCTCTCGCGCATGCAGGCGCAGTTGGAGGAACAGAAGGCCTTGCTGGCATCCCAGGGGCAGGCTTTGCGCAGCGCCCAGGATCAGCTCATCGTCGCCGACCGGCGCGTCACCATGGGAACCCTCTCGGCGGGGGTGGCCCATGAGATCAACAACCCGTTGGCCTACATCACCGCCAACATCCAGTTCTCCCTCCAGGAGATGCAGCGCTTGGTGAAGGAGACCGCCCCCGAGGCCGCGTTTCCGGAGGACTTCGAGGACTGGGAGGAGGTGTTCAGTGCCCTCTCGGAAGCCAATGACGGATGCTCGCGCGTGCAGCACATCGTCCTGAGCCTCAAGGCGTTCTCCTGCGGGGACGATGACAAGCGCGTGCCCACGGAGCTGGCGCCGGTGCTCACGGCCGCCATGAACATGGCCGGCAATGAGATTCGTCACCGCGCCCGGCTGGTGCATGACTTCCAGGCGGTTCCCCCCGTGGATGGCAACGAGGTCCGGCTCTCCCAGGTCTTCCTCAACCTGCTCATCAATGCCTCGCATGCCATCGAGCCGGGGCTCATGGAACAGAACGAGATCCGCGTGGCCACCCGGATGGGGGAGGATGGGCGCGTGCGGGTGAGCATCTCCGACACGGGCAAGGGGATGACGCCGGAGATCCTCGGCCGCCTCTTCACCCCGTTCTTCACCACCAAGCCCGTGGGGAAGGGGACGGGGCTGGGGCTCTCCGTCTGTCAGGGCATCATCAGCAGCTTGGGCGGAAACATCGAGATCCAGAGCCAGCCGGGCCAGGGCAGCACGTTCACGGTGGTGCTGCCCGTGTCGACGTCGGTCTTGGGGGAGGATCCGGAGGCCGCGGCGCCCCTGCCCAAGGTGAAGCGCTCGCGCATCCTGGTGGTGGACGACGAGCTGCGCGTCGGGAGCGCGCTGCGCAGGGCGCTGGGCAGAGACCACGACGTGCTCGTGGTGCAGGGGGCGCGCGAGGCTTTGTCCCAATTGGGCCAAGGGGCCCGCTTCGAGGTGATTCTGTGCGATGTGATGATGCCGGAGATGAACGGCATGGAGTTCTTCGCCGAGATGGAGCGGGCCTGCCCCGCGCAGACGGGGGCCATCCTCTTCCTGACCGGTGGGGCCTTCACGGAGGCGACCCGCTCCTTCCTCGATCAAAATCAGGCGAGGGTTCTGCGCAAGCCCATCGACATGGATGTCCTGCGCGAGGAGTTGCGCGTGCGGATTGAAGGCCAGACCCCGGCGCCCCTCCTGCCCGTCAAGGGCAACGCTTCTTCCAAGAGGGCGTGTCTGGTGTCCGCCTGCGAGGTTTCCGAGCAGTCCGCATAG
- a CDS encoding MFS transporter encodes MQTASSGEPAPRPLNRQDARTLALAALGGALEFYDFIIFVFFTAVIGQLFFPPSTPEWLRQLQAFGLFAAGYLARPLGGIVMAHFGDRTGRKRMFSLSVFLMAVPTLLIGLLPTYATAGYAAPLVLLLLRILQGAAVGGEVPGAWVFVAEHVPERRVGFACGTLTAGLTFGILLGSLMATAINTIYSPEEVLAIGWRWPFLIGGIFGFFSVFLRRWLAETPVFEEMRQRKALVQELPLKVVLRGHGTAVAVSMLVTWVLTAAIVVVVLMTPTLMQRSFGIPPAQALAANSLATVSLTLGCIGFGLATDRFGVGWMMGIGSLLLLAATYLLYLGVRTAPEHLAVLYAVAGGCVGVVGVVPTVMVRAFPAAVRFSGLSFSYNVAYALFGGLTPLVVTLLAKGTPLAPAHYVAVVCGVGLAVATYLLRAGRSRLARANSLG; translated from the coding sequence ATGCAGACCGCTTCGTCTGGCGAGCCCGCGCCTCGCCCCCTCAACCGCCAGGATGCCCGCACACTCGCCCTGGCGGCACTGGGGGGCGCGCTGGAGTTCTACGACTTCATCATCTTCGTCTTCTTCACCGCGGTGATCGGCCAGTTGTTCTTCCCTCCCAGCACCCCGGAGTGGCTGCGTCAGCTTCAGGCGTTCGGGCTGTTCGCGGCCGGCTACCTGGCGCGCCCCCTGGGAGGGATCGTGATGGCCCACTTCGGGGACCGCACGGGCCGCAAGCGCATGTTCTCGCTGAGCGTGTTCCTGATGGCGGTGCCCACGTTGTTGATCGGCCTGCTGCCGACCTACGCCACGGCGGGCTACGCGGCGCCCCTGGTGCTGCTGCTGCTGCGCATCCTTCAGGGCGCCGCGGTGGGAGGAGAGGTGCCGGGGGCCTGGGTGTTCGTCGCTGAGCACGTGCCGGAGCGCCGCGTCGGTTTTGCCTGCGGCACGCTCACCGCTGGGCTCACGTTTGGCATCCTGCTGGGCTCGCTGATGGCCACGGCGATCAACACGATCTACAGCCCCGAGGAGGTGCTGGCCATCGGTTGGCGCTGGCCCTTCCTGATAGGAGGTATTTTCGGGTTCTTCTCCGTCTTCTTGCGCCGCTGGTTGGCCGAGACGCCGGTGTTCGAGGAGATGCGCCAGCGCAAAGCCCTGGTCCAGGAGCTGCCCCTCAAGGTCGTGCTGCGCGGCCATGGCACCGCGGTGGCCGTGTCGATGCTGGTCACCTGGGTGCTGACCGCCGCCATCGTGGTGGTGGTGCTGATGACGCCCACGCTGATGCAGAGGAGCTTCGGCATTCCCCCCGCCCAGGCGCTGGCGGCCAACAGCCTGGCCACGGTGAGCCTCACGCTGGGGTGCATTGGCTTCGGTCTGGCCACGGATCGCTTCGGCGTGGGGTGGATGATGGGGATTGGCAGTCTCTTGCTGCTCGCGGCGACGTACCTGCTCTACCTCGGCGTGAGGACTGCGCCCGAGCACCTGGCCGTGCTGTATGCCGTGGCGGGCGGGTGCGTGGGCGTGGTCGGCGTGGTGCCCACCGTCATGGTGCGCGCCTTTCCCGCCGCGGTGCGCTTCTCCGGGCTCTCGTTCTCGTACAACGTGGCCTATGCCCTGTTCGGAGGGCTGACGCCGCTGGTGGTGACGTTGCTCGCGAAGGGCACGCCCCTGGCGCCCGCGCATTATGTGGCGGTCGTCTGTGGCGTGGGGCTCGCGGTGGCGACCTACTTGCTGAGGGCAGGCCGTTCGCGCTTGGCGAGGGCGAACTCCCTGGGGTGA
- a CDS encoding MFS transporter, whose translation MEFIDSTALSTALPTLATAFHTDPVHLKLALTSYILALAVIAPASGWAADKYGPRRVFMIAMGVFLVGSVLCGFSQSLIQLVLFRTLQGVGGAMMTPVGRLIVVGVAPRERLVSAMSWFTMPALIGPLVGPPLAGLILEVADWPWIFFINVPVGLLGMVAVLRLVPPLHQPDPGPFDAQGFLLVAVAITSWMGLAETAGIGLIPPLAQAAMAIIALVATGLYIVHARKTERPVLNLRLLRFLTFRASLLGGTLLRLGLGATPFLLPLLFQVALGWSPLEAGLVTIGTSVGALACKSVAPSVIKRFGFRNTLIVSNLATAVLTAAPGAFRHATPIPLIIVLLAIAGFMRSMQFTSINTVAYAEVPPSAVSNASTLSVVLQQVGLSLGISFGGLMLHVARGQTDEPLTPERFILPFIAVGLVSALAGPIYQRLPPGAGASISGRTKG comes from the coding sequence ATGGAGTTCATCGACTCCACGGCCCTGTCCACGGCCCTGCCCACGCTGGCCACCGCGTTCCACACGGATCCGGTCCACCTGAAGCTGGCGCTGACGTCCTACATCCTGGCGCTGGCCGTGATTGCCCCGGCGAGCGGCTGGGCCGCCGACAAGTATGGGCCCCGGCGCGTGTTCATGATCGCCATGGGCGTCTTCCTGGTGGGCTCGGTCCTCTGCGGCTTCTCCCAGTCGCTGATCCAACTGGTCCTCTTCCGCACCCTCCAGGGCGTGGGCGGGGCGATGATGACGCCCGTGGGGCGGCTGATCGTCGTGGGCGTGGCGCCGCGCGAGCGGCTCGTCTCGGCGATGAGCTGGTTCACCATGCCCGCGCTCATCGGTCCCCTCGTGGGCCCTCCCCTGGCGGGCCTCATCCTGGAGGTCGCGGACTGGCCGTGGATCTTCTTCATCAACGTTCCGGTGGGGTTGCTGGGCATGGTGGCGGTGCTGCGCCTCGTGCCGCCCTTGCATCAGCCGGATCCCGGGCCCTTCGATGCCCAGGGGTTTCTCCTGGTGGCTGTCGCCATCACCTCCTGGATGGGGTTGGCCGAGACGGCGGGCATCGGCCTCATCCCCCCGCTCGCGCAGGCCGCCATGGCGATCATCGCGCTGGTGGCCACGGGGCTCTACATCGTGCACGCCCGGAAGACCGAGCGGCCCGTGTTGAACCTCCGCCTGCTGCGCTTCCTCACCTTCCGGGCCAGCCTCCTGGGAGGCACCCTGCTGCGGCTGGGGCTGGGCGCGACGCCGTTTCTCCTACCGCTGCTGTTCCAGGTGGCGTTGGGGTGGAGCCCCCTCGAGGCGGGGCTCGTGACCATCGGGACGAGCGTGGGCGCCCTGGCCTGCAAGTCCGTGGCGCCCTCGGTGATCAAACGGTTTGGCTTCCGGAACACGCTCATCGTCTCCAACCTCGCCACCGCGGTGCTGACCGCGGCGCCGGGGGCCTTCCGCCACGCGACGCCGATCCCCCTCATCATCGTGTTGCTGGCGATCGCCGGCTTCATGCGGTCCATGCAGTTCACGTCCATCAACACCGTGGCGTACGCGGAAGTGCCCCCGTCCGCCGTCAGCAATGCCTCCACCCTGTCGGTGGTGCTCCAGCAGGTGGGCCTGAGCCTGGGCATCAGCTTCGGCGGTCTGATGTTGCACGTGGCGCGTGGACAGACCGATGAGCCGCTGACGCCCGAGCGCTTCATCCTGCCCTTCATCGCCGTGGGGCTGGTGTCAGCGCTGGCCGGTCCGATCTACCAGCGCCTGCCACCGGGCGCGGGGGCCAGCATCAGCGGCCGCACGAAGGGATAG
- a CDS encoding AbfB domain-containing protein, protein MHPSQTSPRRGRSALLLLPLLCGLLPPVNAEAAWIRKTPPLSTPWTAQVSPSNALPEYPRPQMVRSDWQNLNGEWQFANASAGQTPPFNQTLSESVLVPFPIESALSGIQRHQERMWYRRTFTVPSGWSGRRVQLNFGAVDWEATVYVNGQRVGVHQGGFDSFSFDITGNLNGGTNELIVGVYDPTSDGNQPIGKQRLAPGGIWYTAASGIWQTVWLEPTPAARITRLDMTPDVAGQALKVTVQGAGIAGQTVEVAAFNGSTQVGQITGSVGSELRLPVPNPKLWSPESPFLYDLRVALKSGTSTVDQVTSYFGMRSVGLKLVGGALRPVLNGQFVFQIGTLDQGYWPDGIYTAPTDEALKFDIQKHKDLGYNLIRKHIKVEPQRWFYWADKLGILVWQDMPSMERPPSTAAAKTQFELEMREMVDEHRSSPSIILWVVLNEGWGQYDQARLANLVKGWDPSRLVDNMSGINCCGAVDGGNGDVADWHTYVGPASPVPSATRAAVLGEFGGLGLRVTGHEWSPGNGFGYEMMSDAAALTSRYVGLMQRSQSLMTNPGLSAAVYTEITDVENEINGMLTYDRVIMKPNVAQVRAAHDSLIAASRQLNNQGPLPLNQFRSFQVATPGLTDRYMRHIDALGTTASINAASEGTLKKDATFKIVAGLGDAACYSFESRNFPGQYLRHFNFRIRRDANDGSATFAQDATFCGRAALDGSGNVSLESKNKPGFYLRHRSAELWVDAFADTVGFRQDATWALASPWWKSGVDLTVNAYASLQVTTPGFTNRYLRHSADLAYTEVVDGNSSATLKQDATYKTVIGLADASCYSFESRNFPGHYLRHASDRVRKNARDGSALFDQDATFCAQPGLAGIGVSFEPINYPGRHLRHYSAEVWIADGSGGGWNGNASYNADVSWNVVSPWAP, encoded by the coding sequence ATGCACCCTTCCCAGACATCCCCCAGACGCGGCCGAAGCGCCCTGTTGTTGCTCCCCCTGCTGTGCGGACTGCTCCCGCCCGTGAACGCGGAGGCGGCCTGGATTCGCAAAACGCCCCCGCTGTCCACGCCGTGGACCGCCCAGGTCTCCCCCAGCAACGCGCTGCCCGAGTACCCGCGCCCTCAAATGGTGCGCAGCGACTGGCAGAACCTCAACGGCGAGTGGCAGTTCGCCAACGCCTCCGCGGGCCAGACGCCCCCCTTCAACCAGACGCTGTCCGAGAGCGTGCTGGTGCCCTTCCCCATCGAGTCGGCCCTCTCGGGCATCCAGCGCCACCAGGAGCGCATGTGGTACCGCCGCACCTTCACAGTGCCCTCGGGCTGGAGTGGCCGGAGGGTTCAGCTCAACTTCGGCGCGGTCGACTGGGAGGCCACGGTCTACGTCAACGGCCAGCGGGTCGGCGTCCACCAAGGCGGGTTTGACAGCTTCAGCTTCGACATCACCGGCAACCTCAACGGAGGCACCAACGAGCTGATCGTCGGCGTGTACGATCCCACCAGCGATGGCAACCAGCCGATCGGCAAGCAGCGCCTGGCCCCGGGCGGCATCTGGTACACGGCGGCCTCGGGCATCTGGCAGACGGTCTGGCTGGAGCCGACCCCCGCGGCGCGCATCACTCGGCTGGACATGACGCCGGACGTGGCCGGGCAGGCGCTGAAGGTGACGGTGCAGGGCGCGGGCATCGCGGGCCAAACCGTCGAGGTGGCCGCGTTCAATGGCAGCACCCAGGTGGGCCAAATCACCGGCAGCGTGGGCAGCGAGCTGCGCCTTCCGGTGCCCAACCCCAAGCTCTGGTCCCCCGAGAGCCCCTTCCTCTATGACTTGCGCGTGGCGCTCAAGAGCGGGACGAGCACGGTGGATCAGGTCACCAGCTACTTCGGCATGCGGTCCGTCGGCCTGAAGCTCGTGGGCGGCGCGCTGCGGCCGGTGCTCAATGGCCAGTTCGTCTTCCAGATCGGCACGCTGGACCAAGGCTACTGGCCGGACGGCATCTACACCGCGCCCACGGATGAGGCGCTCAAGTTCGACATCCAGAAACACAAGGACCTGGGCTACAACCTCATCCGCAAGCACATCAAGGTCGAGCCCCAGCGCTGGTTCTACTGGGCCGACAAGCTGGGCATCCTCGTCTGGCAGGACATGCCCTCCATGGAGCGGCCTCCCTCGACGGCGGCGGCGAAGACGCAGTTCGAACTGGAAATGCGCGAGATGGTGGACGAGCACCGCAGCTCTCCATCGATCATCCTGTGGGTCGTCCTGAACGAGGGCTGGGGCCAGTACGATCAGGCCCGGCTGGCGAACCTGGTGAAGGGCTGGGATCCCAGCCGACTCGTCGACAACATGAGCGGCATCAACTGCTGTGGCGCGGTGGACGGTGGCAACGGCGACGTGGCCGATTGGCACACCTACGTGGGACCGGCCTCTCCGGTGCCCTCGGCCACGCGGGCCGCAGTGCTGGGCGAGTTCGGCGGCCTGGGCCTCCGGGTGACCGGGCACGAGTGGAGCCCCGGCAACGGCTTCGGCTACGAGATGATGAGCGATGCGGCGGCGCTGACCAGCCGCTACGTGGGGCTCATGCAGCGCAGCCAGTCCCTGATGACCAACCCAGGCCTGAGCGCGGCGGTCTACACGGAAATCACCGACGTGGAGAACGAGATCAACGGCATGCTGACCTATGACCGGGTCATCATGAAGCCGAACGTGGCGCAGGTCCGCGCGGCCCACGACAGCCTGATCGCCGCCTCCCGGCAGCTCAACAACCAGGGCCCGCTGCCGCTCAACCAATTCCGCTCGTTCCAGGTAGCGACCCCGGGCCTGACCGACCGCTACATGCGCCACATCGACGCGCTGGGCACCACCGCGTCCATCAACGCCGCGAGCGAGGGCACCCTCAAGAAGGACGCGACCTTCAAGATCGTCGCGGGCCTGGGGGATGCCGCCTGCTACTCCTTCGAGTCTCGCAACTTCCCCGGCCAGTACCTGCGGCACTTCAACTTCCGCATCCGCCGGGACGCGAACGATGGCTCGGCCACCTTCGCGCAGGACGCCACCTTCTGCGGCCGCGCGGCGCTCGATGGCTCGGGCAACGTCTCCCTGGAGTCCAAGAACAAGCCCGGCTTCTACCTCCGCCACCGGAGCGCCGAGCTCTGGGTCGACGCGTTCGCGGACACCGTGGGCTTCCGGCAAGACGCCACGTGGGCCCTGGCCTCTCCTTGGTGGAAGAGCGGCGTGGACCTGACGGTGAACGCCTACGCCTCGCTCCAGGTGACGACGCCGGGCTTCACCAACCGCTACCTGCGCCACTCCGCGGATCTGGCCTACACCGAGGTGGTGGACGGCAACAGCAGCGCGACGCTCAAGCAGGACGCGACCTACAAGACCGTGATCGGCCTGGCCGACGCGAGCTGCTACTCGTTCGAGTCCCGGAACTTCCCCGGCCACTACCTGCGCCACGCCAGCGATCGCGTCCGGAAGAACGCCCGGGATGGCTCGGCGCTCTTCGACCAGGATGCCACCTTCTGTGCTCAGCCCGGGCTCGCCGGGATCGGCGTCTCGTTCGAGCCCATCAACTACCCGGGGCGCCACCTGCGCCACTACTCGGCCGAGGTGTGGATCGCCGATGGAAGCGGCGGCGGCTGGAACGGCAACGCCTCCTACAACGCGGATGTTAGCTGGAATGTAGTCTCGCCCTGGGCGCCCTAA
- the miaA gene encoding tRNA (adenosine(37)-N6)-dimethylallyltransferase MiaA has translation MKPLLTVIAGPTASGKTALAVELAHRAGGEIVSADSQQVYRFFDIGTAKPSLEERAAVPHHLISVVEPPETFSAAEYQRHADAAIAEISARGRPVFLVGGTGLYLRILLHGVVEAPGADPALRASLEALAVAEGREAVHRQLAQVDPETAAKLPANDLVRIIRALEIHARTGIPASVWRREHAFAPDRYPFRLFVLDPPREALYRAINARTEAMFARGLVEETRELLARGYAETAPMRSVGYVQARAVAEGRMSREEAIQDTAQETRRYAKRQLTWFRKEPGAVHVSPPYDVALWER, from the coding sequence GTGAAGCCCCTGCTCACCGTGATCGCGGGCCCGACGGCCTCGGGCAAGACGGCGCTGGCCGTGGAGCTGGCCCACCGCGCAGGCGGAGAGATCGTCAGCGCGGACTCGCAGCAGGTGTACCGCTTCTTCGACATCGGGACGGCCAAGCCTTCTCTAGAGGAGCGGGCCGCCGTGCCGCATCATCTGATCTCGGTGGTGGAGCCCCCGGAGACGTTTTCGGCGGCGGAGTACCAGCGGCACGCGGACGCGGCCATCGCGGAGATTTCCGCGCGGGGTCGGCCGGTGTTTCTCGTGGGAGGCACGGGCCTGTACCTGCGCATCCTCCTGCATGGGGTGGTGGAGGCGCCCGGGGCGGACCCTGCGCTCCGGGCCTCCCTGGAAGCCCTGGCCGTCGCCGAGGGCCGCGAGGCCGTTCACCGGCAACTGGCCCAGGTGGATCCCGAGACGGCCGCGAAGCTGCCCGCGAACGATCTGGTCCGGATCATCCGCGCGCTGGAGATCCACGCTCGGACAGGGATTCCCGCCTCGGTCTGGCGCCGGGAGCACGCGTTCGCGCCGGACCGGTACCCGTTCCGTCTCTTTGTCCTGGACCCTCCGAGAGAGGCGCTCTACCGGGCCATCAACGCGCGCACCGAGGCCATGTTCGCCCGGGGGCTCGTCGAGGAGACCCGGGAACTGCTGGCCCGGGGCTACGCGGAGACCGCACCCATGCGGAGCGTGGGGTACGTGCAGGCCCGCGCCGTGGCCGAAGGGCGGATGAGCCGGGAGGAAGCCATCCAGGACACGGCGCAGGAGACGCGCCGGTATGCCAAGCGGCAGCTCACCTGGTTCCGGAAGGAACCCGGCGCGGTGCACGTGTCCCCTCCGTATGACGTGGCGCTCTGGGAGCGCTGA
- a CDS encoding response regulator: MSADRLVSGSRVAVVGGGIAGAGLAASLLFNGRARGISLDVRVYSQGEPDSVPPPVVLTPECRSRLAALGCRVPLDWRVHELRGVEVLSQGRRELLPAPPGGLWVVDSWPHGPGGMAVVREALSTAATAQGAQFISRRVDRVENQPPSPDAPAAVRGSGSLVVRAQGSGERFHAVALAAGAGTSLGENFFPGFQPAPSVAAVHARVRQSASRLTLAPLARLWISPLPTIDGLFLLPSAHSVYVLAFGPAVTPADLCQALMMAARDGLLEEGFELSCLETTRLPFGPGRTLVAPGQIAVGAAALGHPLQIGLSETLATCSRAAVGLLDGGLSPASLERRYIRHGLSEMLEDSAAGARSIAWLRRAGRRAPEAFLAARKRGAVGGVYSGGVLGLASPTPLALLASARWAGMREVVGSWLRTTVEPVPTAMPTLEPDLYYVVDDDADAREAMTQLLESTGATVVAFADELALFCAVARRPPTAILLDVVLHWVDGLRLCEGLKKHPLTRNTRVIVMSGLNRPHVQQGALDAGAEAFLPKPVEPQRLMQALLGETPEAPRSAPLRPAVGPLDLESDRYAS, encoded by the coding sequence ATGAGCGCAGACAGGCTGGTCAGCGGTTCGAGGGTGGCTGTCGTGGGCGGGGGCATCGCGGGCGCGGGACTGGCCGCATCGCTTCTGTTCAATGGCCGGGCGCGCGGCATCTCGCTGGATGTGCGCGTCTACTCGCAGGGTGAGCCGGACAGCGTGCCCCCGCCCGTGGTGCTGACCCCCGAGTGCCGCTCCCGTCTGGCGGCGCTGGGGTGCCGCGTTCCCCTGGACTGGCGCGTGCACGAGCTTCGAGGCGTGGAGGTGCTCTCCCAGGGCCGGCGCGAGCTGCTGCCAGCGCCTCCGGGCGGCCTGTGGGTGGTGGACAGCTGGCCCCATGGGCCCGGAGGCATGGCGGTGGTGCGCGAAGCGCTCTCCACCGCCGCGACGGCGCAAGGGGCCCAGTTCATCTCTCGCCGCGTCGACCGTGTGGAGAACCAGCCCCCTTCGCCGGATGCCCCCGCCGCGGTGCGCGGCAGCGGCTCGCTGGTGGTGCGCGCCCAGGGCAGCGGCGAGCGGTTCCACGCGGTGGCGCTGGCCGCCGGGGCAGGCACCTCGCTCGGTGAGAACTTCTTCCCGGGGTTCCAGCCCGCCCCTTCGGTGGCCGCCGTCCACGCCCGCGTGCGGCAGAGCGCCTCCCGGTTGACCTTGGCCCCGCTGGCGAGGCTGTGGATCTCCCCCCTGCCCACCATTGATGGCCTGTTCCTCCTGCCCAGCGCCCACTCGGTCTACGTGCTCGCGTTCGGCCCCGCGGTGACTCCGGCGGATCTGTGCCAGGCCCTGATGATGGCGGCACGCGACGGTCTGCTGGAGGAGGGCTTCGAGCTGTCCTGCCTGGAGACGACGCGCCTGCCCTTCGGGCCTGGCCGCACGCTGGTGGCGCCAGGGCAGATCGCCGTGGGCGCGGCGGCGCTCGGACACCCCTTGCAGATAGGCCTGTCCGAGACGCTGGCAACGTGCAGCCGCGCGGCGGTGGGTCTCCTCGATGGTGGACTGTCTCCCGCCTCGCTGGAGCGCCGGTACATCCGCCACGGGCTCTCGGAGATGCTGGAGGACTCGGCGGCCGGAGCCCGCTCCATCGCCTGGCTGCGGCGGGCGGGACGCCGGGCACCCGAGGCGTTCCTGGCCGCTCGGAAGCGAGGGGCCGTGGGGGGCGTCTACAGCGGTGGCGTGCTCGGACTGGCTTCGCCCACCCCGCTGGCGCTGCTGGCCTCCGCGCGCTGGGCGGGCATGCGCGAGGTGGTGGGCTCGTGGCTGCGAACCACGGTGGAGCCCGTACCGACGGCCATGCCCACGCTGGAGCCGGACCTCTATTATGTGGTGGATGATGACGCGGATGCCCGCGAGGCGATGACCCAGCTCCTGGAGTCCACGGGCGCCACGGTGGTGGCCTTCGCGGACGAGCTGGCACTGTTCTGCGCCGTGGCCCGCCGCCCTCCCACGGCCATCCTCTTGGATGTGGTGCTGCACTGGGTGGATGGGTTGCGGCTGTGCGAGGGGCTCAAGAAGCACCCGTTGACGCGGAACACGCGGGTCATCGTCATGAGCGGCCTGAACCGGCCTCACGTGCAGCAGGGTGCCCTCGACGCGGGAGCGGAGGCCTTCTTGCCGAAGCCCGTGGAGCCCCAGCGGCTGATGCAGGCCCTGCTGGGCGAAACCCCGGAGGCTCCTCGTTCCGCGCCCTTGCGCCCGGCGGTGGGACCGTTGGACCTCGAGTCGGATCGCTACGCCTCCTGA